In one window of Corynebacterium mycetoides DNA:
- a CDS encoding glutamate--cysteine ligase, with product MGDAISSDRYTPRQRTTYRKRLEDELEVFDRHLQEAEFVDRGTIGLELELNLVDSSMRPAPRNREVLDRLSGEYQSEIGSYNVELNLPPQSIEGDGLRTLESRLRERLDEVAGAAERAGTQVAMIGTLPTMTTEFLEDPGWITNEHRYRGLNNSVMESRGELLHIDVSRMESYRHDFEDISTESTCTSMQLHLQVAPNRFADAWNASQAIAGVQAAVGANSPLFMGRRLWHESRIPVFQQAIDTRTQELINQGVRPRVWFGERWITSVFDLFEENVRYFSPLLPEGRVEAGKPIMTGDSPGLHYLNLQNGTVWRWNRPIYDPNGELSHIRVENRLLPAGPTPADIIADAAFYYGLVKFLGEQTRPVWSRMSFATAEENFIAGARDGLTARVKWPTLGRIDVCELVKEHLLDDARSGLAALGVHQGCIDDYLGIIEGRVVTRQNGATWQLAALTEAGAGSRPDTPQREEALARVLRKYLENQATGAPVHTWSTSVA from the coding sequence ATGGGCGACGCCATCTCCTCCGACCGCTACACGCCTCGGCAGCGCACGACCTACCGCAAGCGGCTCGAGGATGAGCTGGAGGTGTTCGACCGCCACCTCCAGGAGGCCGAGTTCGTGGACAGGGGGACGATCGGGCTCGAGCTCGAGCTCAACCTTGTCGACTCATCCATGCGCCCCGCGCCCCGCAACAGGGAGGTGCTGGATCGGCTGAGCGGCGAGTACCAGTCCGAGATCGGCTCCTACAACGTGGAGCTGAACCTGCCGCCGCAGTCAATCGAGGGCGACGGGCTGCGCACCCTGGAGTCGCGGCTGCGCGAGCGCCTGGACGAGGTCGCCGGGGCCGCGGAAAGGGCCGGCACGCAGGTGGCCATGATCGGCACGCTGCCCACGATGACCACGGAGTTTCTCGAGGACCCGGGCTGGATCACCAACGAGCACCGCTACCGCGGCCTGAACAACTCGGTGATGGAATCGCGCGGCGAGCTGCTGCATATCGACGTTTCCCGGATGGAGTCCTACCGCCACGATTTCGAGGACATCTCCACCGAGTCGACGTGCACCTCCATGCAGCTGCACCTGCAGGTCGCGCCGAACCGCTTCGCAGACGCGTGGAACGCCTCGCAGGCGATCGCCGGCGTGCAGGCCGCGGTCGGCGCGAACTCGCCGCTGTTCATGGGGCGGCGCCTGTGGCACGAGTCGCGCATCCCGGTCTTCCAGCAGGCCATCGACACCCGCACCCAGGAGCTGATCAACCAGGGCGTGCGCCCGCGCGTGTGGTTCGGCGAGCGCTGGATCACCTCGGTGTTCGACCTGTTCGAGGAGAACGTGCGCTACTTCTCCCCCCTGCTTCCGGAGGGGCGCGTCGAGGCCGGGAAGCCGATCATGACCGGGGACAGCCCGGGCCTGCACTACCTCAACCTGCAAAACGGCACGGTGTGGCGCTGGAACCGCCCGATCTACGACCCCAACGGCGAGCTGTCCCACATCCGCGTGGAAAACCGCCTGCTGCCCGCCGGGCCCACGCCCGCGGACATCATCGCGGACGCGGCCTTCTACTACGGGCTGGTGAAGTTCCTCGGCGAGCAGACGCGCCCGGTGTGGTCCCGGATGAGCTTCGCCACGGCGGAGGAGAATTTTATCGCCGGCGCGCGCGATGGCCTCACGGCCCGCGTGAAGTGGCCGACGCTGGGCAGAATCGACGTCTGCGAGCTGGTCAAGGAGCATTTGCTCGACGACGCCCGCTCCGGCCTGGCCGCACTCGGTGTCCACCAGGGCTGCATCGACGACTATCTCGGCATCATCGAAGGCCGCGTGGTCACCCGCCAAAACGGGGCGACGTGGCAGCTCGCCGCCCTCACGGAGGCCGGCGCCGGGTCGCGGCCCGACACCCCGCAGCGCGAGGAGGCGCTCGCGCGGGTCCTGCGGAAATATCTGGAAAACCAGGCGACCGGCGCGCCGGTGCATACTTGGTCGACGTCGGTCGCCTAG
- a CDS encoding DNA-formamidopyrimidine glycosylase family protein — MPEGDSVYQLSKRLQFMAGREVTRASLRVPRYATVDFTGMTCERVWPYGKHLFMQFGPEILHTHLKMEGTWAIHRAGTRWRKPGHTARVVLQLADTAGDIELVGHSLGLVEVFPAREYPLRMGYLGPDMLADDFDHDEVVRRIASAPGMEIGRALLDQKNAAGIGNEYRAEICFLAGTHPARRVREVDVDTHVRLARRLMWANKDSPVRVTTGVRRAGETSYVFGRNNKPCRRCTTLIQKGFLGGEGDLERVIWWCPRCQPAAR; from the coding sequence ATGCCCGAAGGCGATTCCGTCTACCAGCTCTCCAAGCGCCTGCAGTTCATGGCGGGCCGGGAGGTCACCCGCGCGAGCCTGCGCGTGCCGCGCTACGCCACCGTGGACTTCACCGGCATGACGTGCGAGCGGGTATGGCCCTACGGCAAGCACCTGTTCATGCAGTTCGGCCCGGAAATCCTGCACACGCACCTGAAGATGGAGGGCACGTGGGCCATCCACCGCGCCGGCACGCGCTGGCGCAAGCCCGGACACACCGCCCGAGTGGTGCTCCAGCTTGCCGACACCGCGGGCGACATCGAACTCGTCGGTCACTCGCTCGGGCTGGTCGAGGTGTTTCCCGCCCGCGAATACCCCCTGCGCATGGGCTATCTCGGGCCCGACATGCTGGCCGACGACTTCGACCACGACGAGGTGGTGCGGCGCATCGCCTCCGCCCCCGGCATGGAGATCGGCCGGGCGCTGCTGGACCAGAAAAACGCCGCGGGCATCGGCAACGAATACCGGGCGGAGATCTGCTTCCTCGCGGGCACGCATCCCGCGCGGCGGGTGCGTGAGGTGGACGTCGACACGCACGTGCGCCTGGCCCGCAGGCTCATGTGGGCGAACAAAGACTCCCCAGTCCGCGTGACCACGGGGGTCAGGCGGGCCGGGGAGACGAGCTACGTGTTCGGGCGCAACAACAAGCCCTGCCGCCGGTGCACGACCTTGATCCAGAAGGGGTTTCTGGGCGGGGAGGGCGACTTGGAGCGCGTTATCTGGTGGTGTCCGCGCTGTCAGCCTGCCGCTCGTTGA
- a CDS encoding DedA family protein — MQAIIDWLVHLMEVIGAPGVGLAILAENLFPPIPSEVVLPLAGFTVAQGSLNFVSVFIWSVVGSVTGAYLLYGLGAWLGAQRLRAIAEWMWLVKGSDVDKALAWFDKYGKVSVFFGRLIPGVRSLISIPAGLDRMNLVAFGLWTTLGSTIWNAILIWLGYVLGDNWHIVENYVNAYSNVVYVILALLIVGVLAFFIRRAVNERQADSADTTR, encoded by the coding sequence ATGCAGGCTATTATTGATTGGCTCGTTCACCTGATGGAGGTGATCGGCGCCCCCGGCGTCGGTCTGGCCATCCTCGCGGAGAACCTCTTCCCGCCCATCCCCTCCGAGGTGGTTCTGCCTCTCGCCGGCTTCACCGTGGCGCAGGGCTCGCTGAACTTTGTGTCGGTGTTCATCTGGTCGGTGGTGGGCTCCGTCACCGGCGCGTACCTCCTCTACGGCCTCGGCGCCTGGCTGGGCGCGCAACGCCTGCGCGCGATCGCGGAGTGGATGTGGCTGGTCAAGGGGTCGGACGTGGACAAGGCGCTCGCGTGGTTTGACAAGTACGGCAAGGTTTCGGTGTTCTTCGGCCGCCTCATCCCCGGCGTGCGCTCCCTGATCTCGATCCCGGCGGGGCTCGACCGCATGAACCTAGTCGCCTTCGGGCTGTGGACCACGCTGGGCTCCACCATCTGGAACGCCATCCTCATCTGGCTGGGGTACGTGCTGGGCGACAACTGGCACATTGTGGAGAACTATGTCAACGCCTATTCCAACGTGGTCTACGTCATCCTCGCCCTGCTCATCGTGGGCGTGCTCGCCTTCTTTATCCGCCGCGCGGTCAACGAGCGGCAGGCTGACAGCGCGGACACCACCAGATAA